One genomic segment of Pagrus major chromosome 13, Pma_NU_1.0 includes these proteins:
- the ccdc169 gene encoding coiled-coil domain-containing protein 169, with protein sequence MSADSDYSKYDLARLQAELEQEREMREMLEESVSDLRSTMCELQERLHSVDGEENEWKTRYETQIELNGQLERQMSLIHERLEDLRGNPMDRLASIRSYDDMPVDTLRQRLKLLTEEKSDLQSQLMDCHLRIEQEGKAFHKTNDERRAYLSEIAKLSSTLEGQRRQYSTQPQRAPESKQRRGKQAGRKAEADSTRGKEREEDGGGVRVKGGGGVGATAERREEKKSQRGSRLPTLKYYLKHNP encoded by the exons ATGTCTGCGGATAGCGACTACAGCAAGTACGATCTGGCACGACTGCAGGCAGAACTcgagcaggagagagaaatgaG AGAAATGCTTGAAGAGTCAGTGTCTGACCTGCGGAGTACTATGTGTGAACTGCAGGAGAGACTGCACAGTGTTGATGGGGAAG AAAATGAGTGGAAGACGAGGTATGAGACACAGATCGAACTAAATGGACAGTTGGAGAGACAGATGTCACTCATTCATGAGAGACTGGAGGACCTAAGAGGAAACCCCATGG ATCGATTGGCGTCCATCCGATCTTATGATGATATGCCAGTA GACACACTGAGACAGCGCCTGAAGCTCCTGACTGAGGAGAAGTCTGACCTGCAGAGCCAGCTGATGGACTGTCATCTCAGGATCGAACAGGAAGGAAAG GCATTTCATAAAACCAATGATGAGAGGCGGGCGTACCTTTCAGAAATTGCAAAG CTTTCCTCCACCCTTGAAGGCCAAAGAAGACAGTACTCCACCCAGCCACAGAGGGCACCAGAGAGCAAGCAGAGGAG AGGGAAGCAGGCCGGCAGGAAGGCAGAGGCTGACTCTACgagaggcaaagagagagaagaagatggaggaggagtgCGTGTGAAAGGAGGAGGTGGTGTCGGAGCAACagctgagagaagagaagagaagaaatcGCAAAGGGGAAGCAGGTTACCCACCCTGAAGTACTACCTGAAACACAATCCCTAA